The following nucleotide sequence is from Flavimarina sp. Hel_I_48.
TGATATGGCTTCCCATATTAGAGGTCATGATGATGATCGTATTCTTAAAGTCCGCCAGGCGGCCCTTGTTATCTGTAAGTCGGCCTTCATCAAGCACCTGTAACAGGATATTAAAGGTATCTGGGTGCGCTTTTTCGATCTCATCAAGCAAGACCACAGAATACGGTTTTCTACGTACCGCTTCGGTAAGTTGGCCACCTTCATCATAACCCACATATCCCGGAGGCGCTCCCACAAGTCTGCTCACCGAGTGGCGTTCCTGATATTCACTCATATCAATACGGGTCATGTTGTTCTCATCATCAAAGAGAAACTCCGCCAGTGCTTTGGCAAGTTCGGTCTTACCAACGCCGGTAGTTCCCAGGAAGAGGAATGATCCCACAGGTTTCCGCTGATCTTGCAAACCGGCACGGCTACGTCGTATGGCATCGCTCACCGCGACAATGGCTTCGTCCTGGCCCACCACACGTTTGTGCAGTTCTTCTTCAAGGTGCAGTAATTTCTCGCGATCGCTCTGAAGCATTTTTGCCACAGGGATTCCCGTCCATTTGGCGACTACTTCTGCGATATCTTCACTTGTCACCTCTTCTTTGATCAGGCTGTTTTCTTCCTGGCCGGCCAACTGTTTCTGGTATTGTTCCAGCTGCTCCTGGGCTTCCTTGATCTTACCATAGCGCAATTCTGCAACTTTACCATAGTTGCCCTCACGTTCTGCACGTTCGGCTTCCAACTTGAAGTTTTCAATATCCTGTTTAGCGCTCTGGATGTTGTCTACCACTTCCTTTTCGCTCATCCATTTCGCGTTGATCTCATTGCGGTCTTCTTTGAGATTGGCCAGTTCTGCCTGCAGGTTTTTAAGTTTGGTCTCATCCTGCTCGCGTTTTATGGCTTCAATTTCAATTTCCAACTGCATGATCTTGCGGTCGAGAACATCCAGTTCTTCCGGCTTGGAATTGATTTCCATGCGCATTTTAGAAGCGGCCTCGTCCATCAGGTCAATCGCCTTGTCGGGTAGAAAACGATTTGTTATATACCGCTGGGAAAGTTCTACCGCGGCGATGATCGCGTTGTCTTTGATACGTACCTTGTGATGCGTTTCATACTTTTCTTTGATACCACGCAAAATGGAAATCGCACTTTCAGTATCTGGCTCATTCACCTGTACCCGTTGAAAACGGCGTTCCAGCGCTTTGTCTTTTTCAAAATATTTCTGGTATTCATCTAACGTGGTTGCGCCAATGGCCCGCAGTTCGCCACGCGCAAGGGCAGGTTTGAGAATGTTTGCCGCATCCATCGCGCCCTGACCGCCACCGGCACCTACCAGAGTGTGAATCTCGTCTATAAACAGTACCACATCTCCTGCGGAAGTTGTTACTTCTTTGATTACCGCTTTTAGGCGTTCTTCAAATTCACCTTTGTATTTGGCCCCGGCGATAAGCGCGCCCATATCTAATGCCCAAATTTGTTTTTCCTGCAAATTTTCTGGAACATCACCATCTACGATACGATGCGCAAGACCTTCTGCAATTGCGGTCTTACCGGTACCGGGTTCGCCCACAAGTATGGGATTGTTTTTTGTCCTGCGGGTAAGGATTTGCAAAATACGGCGTATTTCCTCATCGCGGCCTATAACGGGATCAAGCTTGCCATCACGCGCCATTTGATTCAGGTTTTTGGCATATTTGCTTAACGAATTGTACGTTTCTTCAGCGCTTTGCGAAGTCACGCGATCGCCATTGCGCAATTCTTCAATTGCAGCTTTAAGGTGTTTTTCAGTGACGCCCTGATCTTTTAGGATCTGTGCTATCTTACTGTTGGATTTAAATATGGCCAAAAGCAAATGCTCTATGGATACATATTCATCGTTCATTTTTTTTGCGATCAGGCCGGCTTCGGTCATTGTTTTTCCGGCTTCGCGTGAAAGTATGATTTCGCCTCCGCTCACTTTTGGGAAACTGGTCAATGTGCTGTCCAGGATTTGTTTCAGCAGATTTACATTGACGTCCAGTTTTTGTAAAAGGAAGGGAGTTACATTTTCATCCACTTCAAAGAGTGCCTTGAAAATGTGTTCGTTTTCTATTTGTTGGTGTCCATAGCCTTGCGCCAACTGCTGCGCGTGCTGTAGGGCTTCCTGTGATTTTATGGTGAAATTATTGAAGTTCATTTTATGGTGTTTTTTAAAGGTCTAAACCAATTAATGTGCCGCTGCAGAATATTGTCAATTAGTCAGTTAATTTGCTATTTATAGTGACAAAATGGCAATTTATAGTGGAAAATGCTTGATTTACCAGTAAATTTATCGTATTTAATGCCGTATCTTTGTTAAAAACAACGTAATTAAAAAACGAAAATGGGATTTTTTGATAAGTTTAAAAGTCAGCGCGATATCGCAAAAGAGGAGATAAAAGAGGTGAAATGGATTGCGCTTGAACGCAAAGAGCAAGTTGAGGAAATTGCTGAAATATCTTCAAAAACACCGGTTTTAATCTTTAAGCACAGTACATCCTGCGGAATCAGTCGTATGTCGCTCAAGCAGTTTGAAAAGGAATATGATCTTGAAAAAAGCGTTGTAGAGCCGTATTTCCTTGACCTGAAACAATACCGCGAAATAAGCAATCTGGTTGCTTCAAAGTTTAACGTTCAGCATGAAAGTCCACAGGTTTTATTGATTATAAACGGCGAAGCCGTTTATAATGAATCCCACGGTAGTATTAGCGTGGGTGCAGTTAAAGGAGCGCTCTAAGGACGATTCAAACATGTACCTTCTAAATATTGGTGTTTTATGTTAAAAAAAATGCGTTTTAACGGTAAAAAACAGCTTTAAAATAAACTCACGGCAATTTGAATAGCGCCGTATTCCTGTACGGTATTCCAGGAAGCCGTGGCAGAAATGGGTAGGGTATAGGACTTCATTATTTTTACATCCCTGTTGTAAATTACCCCTACGTTAGACAAACCGGGATGATCGCCATAAAAGTGTGCGGTACTTAAAAAGGAGAAGGATCCACCCACAAAACCGGCAAACGACCAGTCTTTTTCCTTAAGAATTACGTAACTCGCTTCCACATAGTTGGTAAAAGCATTTTTCAGCTTTCCAGTATTGGTTTCATAGGTGTCCCTGCCCTGAATAACGGTAGACCATGAAAGCTGCAATGGGATTTTTTCAAAAGAATATGCCAGACTAGCATCAATAAAATGAGAGGTTTCTGCGCGGTCATAGTTAAAAAAACCTACATCAGGATAATCGCTGGTATTGTTTATGTCCCAGATGGCCAGGGTAAAGTTTTTATGGGAAAAACTAAGATAGTAATCATATTCAGTATACTCACCGGTAAACGATCTTCCGCCCCACAGGCCAGCCTTAAAAAATCCATTTTTTGAATTGTAGCTGATATCTGCAACGGTTACGGGAGAGTTGCTGACATGCAAACCCCGCCATAAGTGCATATTTTTGACCATTAGGTTAAAATCTAACGTTTTGTAAACCGTATCCTGATCTTCTTCAATATCTGTGGTTATTGCGCGCAGGTCGTCCTGCGCCGCTACTTCTTCAAATACCGATAGGCATAGAAAAAACAGCAGCATAATGTAAAATTTCATAAATTATTTAGCTTTTAGGATTATAGAATGATGAATAGCATTGCGGCGATCAGTGCACCAATTATAGGCCCCACAACGGGAACCCAGGAGTAGCTCCAGTTACTATCGGTTTTTCCTCTTATGGGCAATAACGCATGTACGATTCTGGGTCCCAGATCCCTTGCCGGGTTGATGGCGTAACCAGTGGTGCCGCCCAGTGATAAGCCAATGCCCCAGACTATAAATGCCACGGGGATGGCGCCAATGGAGCCTAGGCCAACAGTCGTGCCCGTACCGTCATTTATTTCTGCTTCGGAAAAGTAGAACACACAGAAAATGAGTACGAACGTGCCCAGGATTTCGCTTAACATATTCCTGAACGTATTGGGGATTGCGGGGTCTGTACAGAAGACCGCGCGTTTGAGTCCAGCGTCTTCTGTGGCGTCAAAATGGTCTTTGTACATGGCATAGACCAAAGACGATCCCAGCATGGCGCCGATAAACTGGGCCAGGATATACAAAGGCACATCTGCCCATGGAAAAAGTCCACCAGCGGCGAGGCCTATACTTACGGCCGGATTTAAATGCGCGCCGCTGTACGGACCCGCGACAACAACACCGGCAAAAACCGCAAGTCCCCAGGCAGTGGTAATGGTCATCCAGCCGCCCCCTTTTCCTTTAGTTTTCTCAAGAATGTCATTTGCGACGATACCGCCGCCCAGGAGTATGAGAATTCCAGTTCCCAGTAATTCTGCAATAAATGGAGTCATAGTGGTTGGTTTTTATAAGGTTGTCCAGTATTTCAAGGCTTCTACCGCGCGATACCAGCCTTTGATTCCGTTTTCCACATCTTTCTTATCTTTTGCTGGTGTAAAACGTGTTTCTTCTTCCCACATTTCTTGAATTTCTTCTTCACTTTCCCAAAAACCTACGGCGATTCCCGCAAGATATGCAGCGCCCAGGGCAGTGGTTTCGGTAATTTCTGGTCGAATGGTGACCGAATCCAGCACATCTGCCTGAAACTGCATCAACATATCATTTACAGAAGCGCCGCCGTCTACGCGAACTTCTTTGATACTGATACCGGAGTCGGCTTTCATTGCCTTTAAAATATCCATCGTTTGGTAGGCAATTGCCTCAATGGAAGCCCTGGCAATGTGCGCATCTGTAGTCCCGCGATTCAGACCGAAAATGGTTCCCTGTGCTTTTTGGTTCCAGTAAGGGGCGCCCATTCCCACAAAGGCCGGTATAAAGTAAACGCCATCCGTGCTATCTACAGAGCTGGCAAGGTGTTCCACATCAGACGATCTTCTGATGATTCCCAGACCGTCCCTTAACCATTGCACTACTGCGCCGCCTATAAAAATGCTCCCTTCCAGGGCGTAACGCGTTTCACCTTTTATTCTCCACGCGACGGTGGTGAGTAGGTTGTTTTTAGAAAGAATGGGCTTTTTGCCTATATTCATAAGCATAAAACATCCCGTACCATAGGTACTTTTTACCATTCCCTTTTTGGTGCACATCTGCCCGAAAAGTGCGGCCATTTGATCTCCCGCAATACCTGCGATGGGAATTTTTGAAGCAAAGACCGTCGTTTTGGTATGGCCATAGATTTCGCTGGAATCTTTTACCTCTGGCAACATGCTTTTTGGGATGTCAAAAAGTTCGATCAGTTCATCGTCCCATTCCATCGTATTGATGTTGAACAACATGGTTCGGGATGCATTTGTTACATCCGTAATGTGCAATTCACCTTTGGTAAAGTTCCATATCAACCAGGAATCAATGGTTCCCATGGCAAGCTCACCGGCCTCTGCACGCTCCCTAACGCCATCTACGTTATCCAAAATCCATTTAACTTTGGTTCCCGAAAAATAAGAATCTATTTTCAGGCCCGTTTTCTTCTGGATCATATCCGCTTTGCCTTCTTCCTTCAGTTTTTCACAATAGTCTGCGGTACGTTTATCCTGCCATACGATGGCATTGTAAACCGCTTTACCGGTTTTACGATCCCACACGACCACGGTCTCCCGTTGGTTGGTGATTCCAATTCCCGCAATGTTTTTACCGTTGAGTCCTTTTTTTGTGGTGGCTTCTGCGGCAACTCCCGCCTGCGTGGCCCATATTTCAGCAGGATCGTGCTCTACCCATCCCGGTTTAGGGAAATATTGCTGAAATTCTTTCTGGGCAACCGACACAATTTTTCCTTTTTTGTCGAAAACGATTGCGCGGGAACTGGTAGTTCCCTGGTCTAAGGCTAAGATAAATGTATCCATTATTGGTTATTTAAGGTTATTATTTGGTTTAAAACAGCTGGTTTTAGTGCGTTCTAGGCAATTATTGAAAAATGCCGGGGGCTTGATGAAAAAAATACCTGACAAAAATGACCAGCATTTCACATTATCATCAGGTATTGAAATTATTATTTACATACGTACTTTTCGGCCATTTTAGTGAATGTTGAAAGTTGGTTATCTTCCCATTCCTGGGTCTGGCCGAGTTCTTCGCGAATTAGCGCAGCAACTTTTGGTGCCATGGCAATTGCAGCACGTGCATCAAGAAAAAGAGCGCGTACACGTCGTGCCAATACATCTTCAACCGTTCTGGCCATCTCGTAACGTACGGCCCATACCACTTCAGCCCCTACAAAAGGCAACCTGTCATCCAAGATTGCGCCCAATTCAGGTCTTTCCGTAATAAGTTTCTCAAGTTTGGGTTGATCGCTACCGTAGATATACAAGTGATTTTCGGTATTTTTCGTTGGTCTGGCGCCGTGTAGCGGGAAGTTTTTAGTCTTGCACTCTTTTTCCGGAAGTTTTTTCAGCGAAATGACCTTATCGATGGCATCTTGCGCCATACGTCTGAATGTGGTCCATTTTCCTCCGGTAATTGTGATCAGATCAGAATCTGATACAATAATCTTATGGCTTCGGGAAATTTCCTTGCTTTTTTCCGAAGCGTCTTTTGGTGCTGCCAGTGGTCTTAGTCCGGCAAAAATGCTTTTCACATCTTTGCGTGTCGCTTGTTTGGAATTGTAATTATTAAAGGTTTTTAGAATAAAATCTATTTCTTTTTCTAGCGGCTGGGGTTCCAGGCTGTGACTTTCAAGATTAGTATCTGTCGTGCCCACTAAGGCCTTGTTATGCCAGGGGATGACAAAAAGAACACGACCGTCCTCAGTTTTGGGAATCATGATCGCGTCGTCTCCAGGCAGAAAAGATTTATCAAAGACAAGATGAACACCCTGACTTGGTACAATGGTTTTTTTCGCATCAGCTTTTTCCATTTTGAGAATGTCATCAGCAAATACACCTGTTGCGTTTATGATTACTTTTCCTGTAAATTGATGTGATATTCCGGTTTCGGTATCTTTCGCAATAACGCCTGAAACCTTTCCTTTGTCATTTTCAGTTAAATCTGTAACCTCGAAATGATTGAGTAGGGTAGCGCCATTTTCTATACATGTTTGTGCCACATTTACCGCAAGCCTGGAATCGTCAAACTGCCCATCTTTATAAACTACACCACCTTTAAGTTTATCCTGCTTTAAGTTGGCTATTCGCTCTAAGGTATTTTCCTTCTTTATGTGATGCGATTTGCCAATGCTCATACTACCCGCAAGCAGGTCGTACATTTTAAGACCAATGGTGTAATAAATTCCTTCCCACCACTTATAATTAGGTATTACAAACGATTGGTTTTGTACGAGGTGCGGGGCATTTTGAAACATCATTCCGCGTTCAAAAAGTGCTTCCCGAACCAAACCTATATCGCCCTGCGCAAGATACCTTACGCCCCCATGTGCAAGTTTTGTGCTACGGCTGGAAGTTCCTTTAGCATAATCTACCTGCTCAAGAAGTAAAGTTTTATAACCTCGTGTAACGCTGTCTAATGCCGTCCCTAAGCCGGTAGCACCTCCACCGATGACGATAACGTCCCAATCACCCTGATGATCAAGACCTTTGAGAATGGATTCACGGGAATATAGGTTTGTTTTCATTTTGCTTTATATTTCGTTTATTTTCAAATATACTATAAGTATGCCAATAAAAGAATAAAAACGAAACATTTAACGAATATTATTCGAATTTAGGTTTCATTTGATTTTAAGTGAAGAATTACGAAAGTAAAAAATAGTTAGCGGAATTAGTATATAAATATAGATCAGACGTATTTCATTCTAAGTAAGAATGTTCTCTAACTAAGGCCTATAGGGAATCAGGTGTTTATTTAAACTGTTTATAAGATGATTGAAGTCTTATTATAGGATTATGTACACGTTTCGAAAAATTTTGAAAAAGATAATTGAATAGTATTCTTTGAGAATATTGCCGTTACTTATTTATCTTTGGATACTAAGAAAATGGGGAGTTATGGAACGACATCAGTTGATTTTAGAGCGATTAAGGGAAAAAAAACATGTAAAGGTTCTTGATCTTTGTGATGAACTTGACGTGAGTGCCGTAACCATAAGAAAAGATCTGAAACTTCTCGAAGAGAAAGGATTACTATATAGAACACACGGCGGGGCATCGCTTGATAACCCTTATATCAATGAAAAACCTATTCAGGAAAAGGAAAAGATTTCGGTAGAGGAGAAGTCTAATATTGCGGAAACCGCATTAAAGCTTATCCTGGAGAACGATTCTATCATGTTAGCTTCAGGCACCACTGTGCAACAATTGGCCAGGGCTATTGTTCCTTTGGGGAAACTAAATGTTATCACCTCTTCTTTGCATGTAGCCCTCGAGCTTATAAAAAATAAAGATGTTGAGGTAATACAGCTCGGCGGACCGTTGAGGCACAGCTCCGGTTCTGTAACAGGTCACTACGCGCAGCATATTTTGAGTAATATTTCCTGCAATCAGCTTTTTTTGGGTGTTGATGGTATTGATCTGGATTATGGCTGTACAACCACGAGTCTTGAGGAAGCAGTCTTAAATAAAAAAATGATGGATTGTGCTCAAAAAACGATTATTTTGGCAGATTCTTCGAAATTCGGAAAGAGGAGCTTTGGTAAAATTTGCGAAATAGATGCTATTGACGAGATTATTACAGATGACAGTCTACCGCTTTCGGTTAAAAACAAATTGCTTGAAATGGGGGTTAAAGTCACGTTGGTGAAAAAGGTTTAACCTTTGGTTTCTAAGGGTTTTGTCAAGAGCACAATAAGGATTACAGCACGTTGCTATTTTTGATATCGAACAACAAAACGTTTTCTTTATCTCTAAAAGAAGCCATTGTGCCAGTTGTAATCTTCCTCTTCAGCGCTTTAAAAAATAACCTTGTAAAATGCAAAAAACCCGGCTTTTGGCCGGGTTTTTTTAGCGGAATGATTATTAATTTTAGGCGTCAGCCCTTATTTTACTTTTTTCACGATAGCTTCAAACGCTTCCGGATGGTTCATAGCTAAATCAGCAAGGACTTTTCTGTTTAGGGAAATGTCTGCTTTTTTAACCGCACCCATAAACTTGGAATATGACATTCCATGTATGCGTGCTCCCGCGTTGATACGGGCGATCCATAACGATCTGAAGTTTCTCTTCTTTTGACGACGGTCACGGTATGCATAAAGCATGGCCTTTTCCACCGCATTCTTAGCTACGGTATAAACGTTTTTACGACGTCCAAAATAACCTTTAGCTTGTTTAATGATTTTCTTTCTGCGGGCTCTGGAAGCTACCGCGTTTACTGATCTTGGCATAATTTAAATTTTTTTGTAGCGGGCGATCCCAAATAAATTAGAATTCTTGTAAAGGCCCGACTCCAGGGTTTTTAATGAATTTTAACCGGTTGCGCGGTTTACTTAAGGCGCAACATGATTTTGACGTTTGGCTCATCAGCCTTATGAACTAAAGTGTCCTGAGTAAGATTACGCTTACGTTTTTTAGACTTTTTAGTTAATATGTGACTTTTGAAAGCGTGCTTTCTTTTGATCTTACCAGTTCCGGTAAGCTTAAAACGCTTCTTGGCACTGGATTTTGTTTTTAATTTTGGCATGTTCCTTTTTTATATGATTATTCCGCTATTTCTTTTTCTTTATTGATTTCGGGACATATTCTATTGACCTCTATTTCTATTTAAAATAGATTTTTTGAGATATACCCTAATCTTAATATTTATTTTGTCTTCTTGGGAGCCAGGAACATAATCATCCTTTTTCCTTCAAGTTTAGGCATTTGCTCCACCTTGCCATATTCTTCAAGATCCTGAGCCAATCTTAAAAGTAGAATCTGCCCCTGATCTTTATAGATAATAGAACGTCCTTTAAAGAAAACATATGCTTTAAGCTTCGATCCTTCTTCAAGGAATTTAATGGCATGTTTCTTCTTAAAATCGTAATCGTGATCATCTGTGTTGGGACCAAAACGAATTTCTTTTACGGTAACTTTAGACGCTTTCGCTTTTATGGCTTTTTCGCGCTTTTTCTGCTCGTAAACGAACTTCTTATAATCCATGATCTTACAGACCGGTGGTTCTGCATTTGGTGAAATCTCCACCAGGTCCAGACCCATTTCATCTGCCATTTCAAGCGCTTTTGGAGTAGGGTAGATGTCCATTTCGACATTATCGCCTACTAGGCGCACTTCCTTAGAGCGTATCTTGCGATTGATATTGTGTTGATCTTTCTTCTCAATCCTGGCTGGGCCTCTTGATCTTTTTCTACGTATTGCTATGACTATTGATTTTTAATTAAACTTTAAATTTTTTAAGCGTGAGTTCTATGTTCTGGTTTACCAGACCTGCAAAATCTGCGACGGTCATTGCACCTAAATCCTCACCACCATGTTTACGTACAGAAACCGTACCATCATTGGCTTCTGTTTCGCCAATTATGAGCATATAAGGAGTTTTTTTGATTTCAGCTTCCCTTATTTTCTTGCCCATTGTTTCGCCACGGTCATCTACAATGGCGCGAATTTCGTGATTTTCAAGAGAATCCAAAACATTTTTAGCGTATTTTTCATATTTTTCGCTAAGCGTTAAAATGCTGGCCTGCACGGGCATAAGCCATAATGGGAAATTACCGCCGGTATGTTCCAGAAGTATCGCCACAAAACGCTCCATACTGCCAAAGGGTGCACGGTGTATCATAACCGGGCGATGCAGTTCATTGTCACTGCCTTTGTATGTAAGGTCAAAGCGTTCGGGCAGGTTATAATCTACTTGAATGGTACCCAATTGCCAACTACGGCCCAGGGCATCTTTTACCATAAAGTCCAACTTAGGACCATAGAATGCCGCTTCACCTGTTTCTACCACATAGTTCAGGTTTTTATCAATGGCCGCGTTGATAATGGCATTTTCCGCTTTTTCCCAGTTGGCATTGCTGCCTATATATTTTTTCTTGTTCTCCGGATCGCGTAAGGAAACCTGAGCGGTAAAATTCTCAAAACCAAGAGATCCGAATACATAAAGTACCAGATCAATCACTTTTTTGAATTCCTCATCCAGCTGGTCTGGAGTACAGAATATATGCGCATCATCCTGCGTAAAACCGCGTACACGGGTCAAACCGTGAAGTTCACCACTTTGCTCGTATCGGTAAACGGTACCAAATTCTGCAAAACGCTTTGGTAAGTCACGGTAGCTCCAGGATGTGGCGTTGAATATCTCACAGTGGTGCGGACAGTTCATGGGTTTGAGCAAAAATTCCTCACCTTCAGAAGGTGTGGTAATCGGTCTAAAGCTGTCTTCACCATATTTCTGGTAATGACCCGAAGTAACATAAAGTTCTTTCTGGCCTATGTGCGGCGTAACCACCATCTCGTAACCCGCCTTTTTCTGGGCTGCTTTAAGAAAATTTTCTAAACGTTCACGCAATGCAGCACCATTGGGTAGCCATAATGGCAGTCCCTGACCCACTTTTTGTGAAAAAGTAAAAAGTTCAAGCTCTTTGCCCAGTTTACGATGGTCCCGTTTTTTAGCTTCCTCCAGTAAATGCAGGTATTCATTAAGTTCTTTTTGCTTGGGGAAAGATATACCGTAAATACGAGTAAGCTGGGTATTGTTCTCATCAGCGCGCCAATATGCCCCGGCGACTTTCATTAATTTGATGGCTTTGACGATCCCTGTGTTGGGGATATGACCGCCACGGCATAAATCTGTAAAGGTATCGTGGTCACAAAAAGTAATGGAACCATCCTCGAGATTCTCGATCAGCTCCACTTTGTATTCATTACCCTGCTCTTCATACATTTTTAGCGCATCATTTTTAGACACACTATGCATATTGAAATCATGCTTTCCGCGGGCGATTTCAAGCATTTTAGCTTCTATCTTGCCAAAATCATTTTCACTGAGCGTTGCTTCGCCCATATCTACGTCGTAATAGAAGCCATTGTCAATCGCGGGGCCAATGGTAAGTTTTGCTTCTGGGTATAATTGCTGAATGGCCTGCGCCAGAATGTGTGCACTGGAGTGCCAGAAAGCCTTTTTGCCTTCTTCATCATTCCACGTAAAAAGGACAAGTTTTCCATTTTCCGTAAGTGGCGTCACGGTTTCCACCACGGTGTCATTATATTTTGCCGAAATCACATTACGGGCAAGTCCCGCGCTGATACTGTTTGCAATATCGATGGGTGTGGTGCCTTTTTCAACCTCTTTTACACTGCCGTCTGGCAAGGTAACTGCTATCATACCTGTTTAATTTTGGAGTGCAAAGATAGGAAGTTTTATAATGAAATGTTAGTGCTTATTCTAAGCAAGTTGTAATTGAAAGAAAACGGATTGCAACGATTAATAAATAGAGTTAATTCGCTGATTATCTACTGGTTATTTTTGAAAGTATCAAAATAAATATCAGTATATGGTATTTAGAGTAAAAATAGAGAGTAATAAGTACGGGAAAATCCTCAGATAACTATCAAAATTTACAACTGGCCTTAAATACTGCTTCTAAATAAATTCAACTTGGTACAGGAATAAATTAAAACGGCCGAATTTAAAGCATCCCTCGCGCTTTGATTTCCAGATATTTATTGATAGTATTTACAGTAAGATCTTCCGGGCGGGTTAAAACAGTCTGAATTCCATTCTTTTCGAGCTCTTTTGCCATTATTTTTTTGTCATAATCCATTTTTTGGGCAATGGTTTTATGATATATTTCCGGAGTACTTCCCGCAGGTTTATCGATCAAATGTTTTATCTCTGTATTTTCAAATAAAATTACCACGAGCACGTGTTTTTTAGCAAGTGCCTTGAGATAGGGTAGCTGGCGTTGCAGCGCGCTGATATGCTCAAAATTTGTATATAAAAGGAGTAAACTGCGATGTGTAATCTTACGTTTTACTTCGGCATAAAGCCGGCCGTAGTCACTGTCCAGAAACTGGGGATCTATACTATAAAGCACTTCAAGGATCGTGTTGATATGCGTTTTTTTGTTGCTTGCCGCGAGATGGTTCTGTATGGTATTGGAAAAGGTGAGCAGACCTGTTTTATCACCTTTCTTTAAAGCGACGTTGCTAAAGGCAAGCGTGCTGTTGATGGCATAATCCAATAAGGTCAATCCTTCAAAGGGCATTTTCATGACCCGGCTGGCGTCTATTATGCTATAAATAGGCTGCGACTTTTCATCCTGATATTGATTGACCATAAGGTCACCAGCTTTGGCGGTAGCCTTCCAGTTTATGGTGCGCACATCATCGCCCATTACATATTCCTTGATCTGCTCAAATTCCATCGTGTGGCCTATGCGACGGATTTTCTTGAGGCCGTATTGCGACAATTTGTTGTCAAT
It contains:
- the thrS gene encoding threonine--tRNA ligase, translating into MIAVTLPDGSVKEVEKGTTPIDIANSISAGLARNVISAKYNDTVVETVTPLTENGKLVLFTWNDEEGKKAFWHSSAHILAQAIQQLYPEAKLTIGPAIDNGFYYDVDMGEATLSENDFGKIEAKMLEIARGKHDFNMHSVSKNDALKMYEEQGNEYKVELIENLEDGSITFCDHDTFTDLCRGGHIPNTGIVKAIKLMKVAGAYWRADENNTQLTRIYGISFPKQKELNEYLHLLEEAKKRDHRKLGKELELFTFSQKVGQGLPLWLPNGAALRERLENFLKAAQKKAGYEMVVTPHIGQKELYVTSGHYQKYGEDSFRPITTPSEGEEFLLKPMNCPHHCEIFNATSWSYRDLPKRFAEFGTVYRYEQSGELHGLTRVRGFTQDDAHIFCTPDQLDEEFKKVIDLVLYVFGSLGFENFTAQVSLRDPENKKKYIGSNANWEKAENAIINAAIDKNLNYVVETGEAAFYGPKLDFMVKDALGRSWQLGTIQVDYNLPERFDLTYKGSDNELHRPVMIHRAPFGSMERFVAILLEHTGGNFPLWLMPVQASILTLSEKYEKYAKNVLDSLENHEIRAIVDDRGETMGKKIREAEIKKTPYMLIIGETEANDGTVSVRKHGGEDLGAMTVADFAGLVNQNIELTLKKFKV
- the infC gene encoding translation initiation factor IF-3; its protein translation is MEKKDQHNINRKIRSKEVRLVGDNVEMDIYPTPKALEMADEMGLDLVEISPNAEPPVCKIMDYKKFVYEQKKREKAIKAKASKVTVKEIRFGPNTDDHDYDFKKKHAIKFLEEGSKLKAYVFFKGRSIIYKDQGQILLLRLAQDLEEYGKVEQMPKLEGKRMIMFLAPKKTK
- the rplT gene encoding 50S ribosomal protein L20, with protein sequence MPRSVNAVASRARRKKIIKQAKGYFGRRKNVYTVAKNAVEKAMLYAYRDRRQKKRNFRSLWIARINAGARIHGMSYSKFMGAVKKADISLNRKVLADLAMNHPEAFEAIVKKVK
- the rpmI gene encoding 50S ribosomal protein L35; protein product: MPKLKTKSSAKKRFKLTGTGKIKRKHAFKSHILTKKSKKRKRNLTQDTLVHKADEPNVKIMLRLK
- a CDS encoding DUF58 domain-containing protein; protein product: MRLFYALAVIVVLFLFSYWYHIFFPLGWLCILALFIALLIDSIALFRPQDALQADRMLPEKFSNSDLNTVPIKVINNYKFSVRVTAIDEIPVQFQKRDFSKEISLASKTTDQFEYELRPVTRGDYRFGNLNLYVNTKWNLAVRRYTFKKDQQVKVYPSFIQMKKYAFLAIDNKLSQYGLKKIRRIGHTMEFEQIKEYVMGDDVRTINWKATAKAGDLMVNQYQDEKSQPIYSIIDASRVMKMPFEGLTLLDYAINSTLAFSNVALKKGDKTGLLTFSNTIQNHLAASNKKTHINTILEVLYSIDPQFLDSDYGRLYAEVKRKITHRSLLLLYTNFEHISALQRQLPYLKALAKKHVLVVILFENTEIKHLIDKPAGSTPEIYHKTIAQKMDYDKKIMAKELEKNGIQTVLTRPEDLTVNTINKYLEIKARGML
- a CDS encoding DeoR/GlpR family DNA-binding transcription regulator, whose product is MERHQLILERLREKKHVKVLDLCDELDVSAVTIRKDLKLLEEKGLLYRTHGGASLDNPYINEKPIQEKEKISVEEKSNIAETALKLILENDSIMLASGTTVQQLARAIVPLGKLNVITSSLHVALELIKNKDVEVIQLGGPLRHSSGSVTGHYAQHILSNISCNQLFLGVDGIDLDYGCTTTSLEEAVLNKKMMDCAQKTIILADSSKFGKRSFGKICEIDAIDEIITDDSLPLSVKNKLLEMGVKVTLVKKV